A segment of the Robbsia sp. KACC 23696 genome:
CGCTGTCGTCATCGGGCGGTTCCGGAGCTTTTTCGCCGGGCAGTGCCAGTAGTCGACGGCAGTCCACCGCAAATGCGCGCCGATGTTGCAGCGTGAGCGCCGCGACATCGAGCCAGGCGGCGAGCTGAACGTCGCTCGTGTGATGGGCGACCGCATCGTGGGGCGCGATTGCGGTCTGGTCTGTGTCGATGCGAGGGATTCGCGTGCATTCGAGCGAGTCCGGACGCCAGCCATTCCCGAATGCCGGATCCGTTCGATTCGGGGCCGAGGGTGATCGTGGTTCTCTGCGCATCAGGATCGCCCCTTGGTGACACTGATGGCTTTTCGGCGATGTCGATTTCGCTTTAGCGGTGTCGTGTTTCCTTTGCGCCACGGGACCGGGGGATGCTGGGCGGCATGATGCTCGCAGACCGCGTCCCCCCTAGGCCTGTTGCATGAATGCGACGGGCGGCATGGTAAACTGAATGATTCGAAAGGCGAGCAAAAAGCGCGCACCGCGGTCTGTATCAAGGTCTGAATAACGCGATAGTTGACGCGGGGCCACAGACCGTCCAATACGGAGTCGATAGACCGGCCGGTGAAGGCGTTGCTGAGGCAGATGACATCATGGCGTTGTTGAATATATTGAAATACCCGGACAAGCGACTGCACAAAGTGGCGAAGCCGGTTGCGGTCGTCGACGACCGGATCAAGACTCTCGCCCGCGATATGGCCGAGACGATGTACGACGCGCCGGGCGTCGGCTTGGCGGCGACGCAGATCGACGTGCACGAGCGGGTCATTACGATCGACGTCTCCGAGGCGCGTGACGACCTCCTCGTGCTGATCAATCCCGAAATTGTTTGGGCGAGCGACGAACGCAAACTGAACGAAGAGGGTTGTCTGTCCGTTCCCGGCATCTATGACAATGTCGAGCGTGCGGAACGCGTGCGCGTGAAGGCGTTGGACGAAAACGGCCAATTGCGTGAGATCGAAGCAGAAGGTCTCCTGGCCATTTGCATCCAGCACGAGATGGATCACCTGCTCGGCAAGGTCTTTGTCGAGTATCTGTCGCCGATGAAGCAGAATCGGGTTCGCACCAAGTTGAAGAAGCAGGCCGCGAACGCCTGACGTCACGCTCGCGTGTTCCCTGGGCGATGTGCCCGTTTTACGTTGCCCGGATGCCTGTTCCATGTCTCAAACGTCTCCTTCCCTCGCTTCAGGGGATGTCGGTCAAGTGCCGACGTCCGGCTCTCCGAAGGCAATGGCCTTGGGTGGCGCCGTTGCGGCCGGCACGCGTGCGTTGCGCGTGATCTTTGCCGGGACGCCCGAATTCGCGGCGCAAGCGCTGGCTGCCATTTGCGACGCGGGCTTTGTCGTGCCGCTCGTGTTGACGCAGCCGGATCGTCCCGCCGGACGCGGCATGAAGTTGAGTCCCAGCGCCGTGAAGCGCGAAGCACTGGCGCGTGGCGTGCCAGTGGCGCAGCCGACGTCGTTGCGACTCGATGGCCGTTATCCCGACGAAGCCGCGTCTGCCGAAGCACTGCTGCGCGAGACGCCGCACGATGTCATGGTGGTTGCGGCCTACGGCTTGATCCTCCCGCAATGGGTATTGGACCTGCCGCCGCATGGCTGCATCAATATTCACGCCTCGCTGCTGCCGCGATGGCGCGGCGCGGCGCCCATTCAGCGCGCGATCGAAGCGGGCGATGCCGAGACCGGCGTCACATTGATGCAGATGGACGCGGGGCTCGATACCGGCGCGATGATCTCGGGCGTCACTGTGCCGATCGGGCCGCGTACCACGACCGCGCTGCTCCACGATGCCTTGGCCGACGCCGGTGCGGCCGCCATTGTCGCGGCCTTGATCGCGTTGGAGCGGGACGGACACTTGGCGGCGACGCCCCAGCCCGAGGCGGGGGTGACCTACGCCGAGAAGATCGCGAAGACGGAAAGTGCCCTGGATTGGCGGAAGGACGCTCATGCGCTGACCCGCCAGATCCTTGCCTTTGATCCCTTTCCGGGCGCCTCTACGGTACGCGATGGGGCGACGCTGAAAGTGTGGTCCGCCGAACCTGCGGCGCGCCCCGCCGAAAGCGCAACCGCACTGCCGGGCACCGTCCTACAGTCGGACGCCTCAGGGGTGGTCGTTGCGTGCGGTGCCCAACAGGCGCTGCGATTGCTGGCCTGCCAGAAGCCCGGCGGCAAACGCTTGGGAATTCGCGAATTTCTCACGGGGTTTCCAATCTCCATCGGTCAGCGATTCGAAGTCGACCCATCGTAAGCGACGCTGCCACGTCACGGTAGTCAGCCGAATGGCTGAATTGCCGCGCCGTCGGGCACGTCGTAGAATTGCATTGACCAGCCGGCTTTGCGCTGCGTCCGTGGAGGTTTCATGTTCGGCATCACCCATTTCTCATTGTTTGTTCTTTCATGCATCGCCTTGTCGGTGACGCCGGGGCCGGACTCCGCTTTCATCGTCGCGCGGAGCGTCAGCGACGGCCAGCGCGCCGGGCTGGCGTCCGCGCTCGGGATCATCACCGGTTGCTGTGTCCATCTGTCGCTGACGGTGCTGGGACTCGCGGCGTTGCTAGCGGCATCGGTGCAAGCCTTCACAATCGTCAAGTGGGTCGGTGCGGCCTACTTGATCTGGTTGGGCATCCGCATGTTGATCACGCGTCAGGCCGCGCGAGCTAGCGCGACCACATCGGCGTCGCCGACCGCCGATACGCGCCGCGGCGCGGCCGAACTGATGAGCGTCGGTGCGACGTCCCCTGCCTCGCCGGCGGTTGCCGACCGCGGCGCGGCTGTCTCGGTGCGGCGACTTTTCTGGCAAGGCTTCGTGACGAATCTGTTGAATCCGAAGGTCGTGCTGTTCTTCGTCGCCTTCTTCCCCCAGTTTGTCGAGCCAGGGCTGGGCGACAAGCGTCTTGCCTTTCTGGCGCTCGGCCTCGTCTTTATTTCGATATCGCTGGTGTGGAATACGGGGCTGGCGGTCGTGGCCGGCAGTTTGACGCGTCGCGTCGAGGCAAATCCGCAAATCAAGC
Coding sequences within it:
- a CDS encoding LysE family translocator; this translates as MFGITHFSLFVLSCIALSVTPGPDSAFIVARSVSDGQRAGLASALGIITGCCVHLSLTVLGLAALLAASVQAFTIVKWVGAAYLIWLGIRMLITRQAARASATTSASPTADTRRGAAELMSVGATSPASPAVADRGAAVSVRRLFWQGFVTNLLNPKVVLFFVAFFPQFVEPGLGDKRLAFLALGLVFISISLVWNTGLAVVAGSLTRRVEANPQIKRWVDRAVGSLFVGLGVRLALVTR
- the fmt gene encoding methionyl-tRNA formyltransferase yields the protein MALGGAVAAGTRALRVIFAGTPEFAAQALAAICDAGFVVPLVLTQPDRPAGRGMKLSPSAVKREALARGVPVAQPTSLRLDGRYPDEAASAEALLRETPHDVMVVAAYGLILPQWVLDLPPHGCINIHASLLPRWRGAAPIQRAIEAGDAETGVTLMQMDAGLDTGAMISGVTVPIGPRTTTALLHDALADAGAAAIVAALIALERDGHLAATPQPEAGVTYAEKIAKTESALDWRKDAHALTRQILAFDPFPGASTVRDGATLKVWSAEPAARPAESATALPGTVLQSDASGVVVACGAQQALRLLACQKPGGKRLGIREFLTGFPISIGQRFEVDPS
- the def gene encoding peptide deformylase, whose protein sequence is MALLNILKYPDKRLHKVAKPVAVVDDRIKTLARDMAETMYDAPGVGLAATQIDVHERVITIDVSEARDDLLVLINPEIVWASDERKLNEEGCLSVPGIYDNVERAERVRVKALDENGQLREIEAEGLLAICIQHEMDHLLGKVFVEYLSPMKQNRVRTKLKKQAANA